The Dromaius novaehollandiae isolate bDroNov1 chromosome 9, bDroNov1.hap1, whole genome shotgun sequence nucleotide sequence TGAACGTGACATGCTGGGTCTGGTAACATCCACCACGTAAAGGCCTATCAGAGATGGCAGCTGGTACAACAGCTTTCCTAGGCCAGTCTTGCTTCAGACTGTTGTGCGTGTGTTTACAGACCACTGAAGCCAAGCTCTGTGCATACTAGCCTGGCATCAACACGTGCTGAGACTACAGCTGCTgctcattttaaaacagatgcaTAACTCTAGGAGAGGCAAAAAGCCACAGCCTGTGTGGAGGGTGACAGTATTTCCCTGCGATTGCTGCACACCAGCCCAGCAGATGGAGCACCAGCCTCTCCCCAGGAAACAGGCAAGCACACTGATGGGGCCAATTCACGTTTCTGTGCTTGTGCCAGCACTGAGCGCAGGAAACACCTGCTGGATCCTGAATATAAGTTGCTGCACTCAAAACTGTTGGAGGGCATCCCGCACAGCGCCACCACTACCTTTATCCAGTGGTGCAGGGTGGCATTCACACCCTTCCTTGACGGATTGCACTTCTAACTCTCTCTCCCTTCGCTGCTCCTGCTAGACCTTGTTCTGATCACCCTGCTATTCCATTCTGACCCAACTCTGATCTAATTTACAGCAAAAAGCCCAAGTGAGGACTGATTCTATTTCTTGGAACAAGAGGCAAATAAGCATCACATATCCTTCCCTCTAATTTATCTTCTTTCCCTCTGGAACCCATCCAAGACTGACTGACGTCCAACACTAGCTAGTCTATATGGAAACATATTTGTCTGTTCCTCTAGTAGAGGAACACACGTATATAGGCCAGGTTGTTCCATAACACTACACGGGAGTCAGTCAATGGTGAAGGAATAGGTTTCAATAatagaggaggaaagaggaacgcaataagaaaagaaacaacttCCCCAGCAAACCTCCTCACCTTTCAGTCGATCTTTTATCATCTCTGATAAGGATTTGGTAAGTTGAGGCATTTCTTCTGGGATGTACTGTACATTGGTCAACTTCTCTTTCAGTATTGCATGAATACATTCCTTTACAGTAGAAGATTTAAAACTAATAGGgcaaaaaacagcaacaaaaggcCCAGAAAGTTCACACAACATATAGAAACATAGAgaaatgaaaagttaatttttcCCAGATGGAGTTATTAAAAAGGACAAAGTAAAAACCATGGAAAAAAAGGCCAGCTAAAATGGAGATTACTTAATCAATCTTGCCACAAGCTAGAGGCAAGCATTAGCACAGGCGCTAACCCCCCGCCTGTCTGGTCAGTCCTTGGAGGTAACTCTTCCAGAGCGCATCTTCCTTGGAGGTAACTCTTCCAGAGCGCATCTTCCCTGCTCCCCACGTGCACCCCCCTCTCTTACCACTGGTATAAAACATGTTCTGTGAGTCCAGCAAACCCAGCACCCCACCTCTGCCCACGCAGccccatatccccaggcccccccagccccacactgctgccccacacccccagggcccccctgaCCCCAAATCCCTGGGGTCCCCCAGGCCTGAcatccccacccctgccccacacccccagACTCTGCAGTCCCACACCCCCAGGGCCAAATTCCCAGCCCTGCCCTACACACcaagagccccccagccccccacccccaccccacatcTCCAGAGCCCTCGGGCCCCACACCACTGCAGTCCCCAACATCCCCACCCCTTCTCAACACCCCCCAGGCCCGCCCCACATCCCCATCCCCGGGCCCCACAACCCCGCCCCGCACCCCGAGGGCCCCTCAGCCCCGCACCCACCCCACCGCCGTAGctcagccccccagccccagccgggcCGCCCACCGGCGCTGGAAGCCGGGCCGCAGGCTGTACGTGTTCCCGGCCTCACCCTCCGGGCCCAGCTCGCCCATGGCGACGCcccccgggcccagcccggcgTTGGTTACCCGGCAACCAGCACCACTTCCGCCTCCCACTCCCGGTCCCTCCCCTCCCGCTTCCGGCGCGTCACGCGGCGTCAGCTCGCGTCATGGCGCCGCGCGCCGTTTCCCGCCTCGTGTGGCGGCAGCGACGCTTGGGCGCCCTGAGCCGGGGGGGGAAACAGGTCACGGGCGGGGGAGCCCCACATAGCTGGGGGGACAGACCGTCGGGGGGCAGGTCCACACAGCCGGTGGGGGGGGAGCAGGCCATAGGGGGGCAGCCACACATACGGGGGGGGTGCAGGCCCCACGCAGCCGCGGGTGGgtgcgggcgccggggccggtgTCAGCCCTGCGCCGTTGGGGTTGGGCCCTGCTCTGTGCCCAGCGCCTGCTCTCCGCACCGCAGCTGGTGTTCCCGAAGCGGCTGCGTCGCCGGGGGCCAGGCCTGTGGAGTCGAGGCCCTGCCTGCCGCAGGCTCCCGTTCTGCGTTAGCTGTGCTTAACCGTGGGCAGCCTCTGTGTGGAAAGGGTGGCATGGGATGAGGATGCCGAGTTGGTGCGAGGCATGGCTCCTGACTGCCTTgctattaaaaaacaataaatttaaaaataaatattttatcccGATGGTTATTTTTAGCTCTCAATGAGAGCAGCTCCAAGGCagacaggaagaggaaaggagggaggaagaataGAGAGTGGCTTCAGATGGGACCTGCCATAATGTAAAGGGTGAAGAGCCCTGAAGGgtcctggggctggtgggggagTTCAGAAAAAAGCACCTTGTTTGGGAGCGCCCCGCTCTGCCCTTGCGCCTCCTCCACACGGTGCAAACGCACCTGGTTTGtggcagggctgcgctggagcatGCCACAGCGCGGCAGAGCCTGCTCAggggtggggggttgtttttgacTGCTGTATTCTACTGTTGTAAAGAAATAGTTCGATGATTCTATTATTGGGGAAAGCGAATGTGTCAGAAGTGCTGATGGTGAGAGATATGGCCTCCTGCTCATCAGCCAGGAAGAGATCTTCGCTTACTTTGGTACTTCACATGTGCCCTGTTTGAACCGAGGTGGCACGAATGTCCGTACTCAAATTCCACTGCAAGACTTGAAAGCGTGAGCTGCTGCCCCCTCCCTTGCTGTGGCAAAAGACTCAGTGGCTTTCAGTGACTGCATCCTTGTGTGTGTGGTCCACGTGCCAGTAGGGCAGAGAAGTTCCTGGTGTGTTAGTGAGAGTTGGCACACATAGATGTATTTTCAAGATCAGCTTTCCAGCTGAACACGAGCAATCTGGTGGTTTCCCACCACTAAGCGTACAGCTCCAGCCCTTGAGTACTGCTGGCGATGCCTGGGGTCCTACAGGGGCAGAGGGGTGCTGCTCCGACCATGTCTGACTAAGCAAGATAGAGGAAAACAAAGACTGAGATCGTTACTATAAAGCCTACTTCCCTCGTCTTTGCCTTTGGGCTCCTGCACATAGCGTCTCTGACTCTGTGCTCCTTTTCTGTATTCAGGCTGTGCATGCCAATCCTTCAGCACAGAGGTCCCAGCCTGTTTTGTTCTCTTACCTGATGTCTAAGGCCAGCCATGGATTTTGCTCCAGGAACTTCCTAACTGTTCAAGATAGGTGTAAAATTCCTGTTCTCAAATACCTAGATATCTCACAGCTGCCACCAACTGGGTGCTCTTCCTTGTCCACAGCTGCTTTCTGTCCCAAAGAAGGTTGGCATATAGCTGAGCTTATGACAGTCATCTTCTGAGAAGCTCACATCCTGCTTCCTCTTTTGTTTATCTTGGTACAGCAATCGCTTCGATCAAGTTTCCTACATGCAGTTGGTGACACTGCTGAGAAAGGTCTGTGAGCGCTCACCCAGGTTAGAATGGAAACAGCGCTAAaatgcagccagctctggggTGGAGCATGCTGCGGCAGCTTAGAGtgccctggagagcaggaggaaacAAACTGTGTTTGACTGGCCAAGATGGGGAGGCTGCAAGTCCAAAAAGTGTTGCTCAGCGCTGTGGATGCTGTGACAGAGGCTGGTCCCTGCAGACTGGGGCGCAGGGCCGCTTTGTCTCACGGGCACCCTGGTGGCAGGCTGGGCGCGCATGGCGCAGCCTTACCTTGACATCTCTTGATGGAAGTGCGTGTCTCATGACCAAACCCACGCTTTTCCCCATCAGATAGTGACTACTGCTCATCCCCTCTGTCAGCCGGGGAGCTGGGGCCGTGATCACTGCCAAAAGACAGCCCCCTCAGCTGTGAAGAGTGGGGCGCAGGGGAAAAGTGCATGAGGACAAGCGGGCGGGAGCAGGTCACCCCATGGGGCAGAGCCAGCACTGGGGGGCCTCCCGTGAAAGGGGGATTGAGCCCCTGCAGCCCAGAGGGGACCGGGGACTGTAGGTCTCTCCCTGGTTGGTACCTGATGTCTCACTGAGCCTGGGCCTCTACGATGCCGGAGGGGAAGAGGGACGAAAGATTTGGAGGGGGAGATGCTCTTTGGAGTGGCAGTAGTTCAGTCTGGTGTGTCTATAAGAGAGTGTGATGCTTGGGGTCTGGAGATGAGTCGGGTTGCTGTAGGCTGGAGTTAGAGGTCTGATGCAGTTTAAAGCCTTTAAAGGCTTCTTTAAGGATGTCTGCCTTTCCCAGAATGAAAGCTTGCTTTACTTTCAAGGACCGGCACCAAAAATTGTTTGGTCCATACAAGAAGTTGCACAGAGGGCCAGGGAAGTGCCTCTGCAGTTTTTctaagggaaggaggagaaaggggcTGGTATAGCCTGCGAGGAGCTTTCAGAGAAGAGTATAGCCATGTGGGTTAATgcactgtgtgtgtgcacagacagATCCTGAGTCGTGCCTGCTCCTGCCCCAAACCCCCTCTGAGCACAGGTGGGCTCCTGAGGTCTTGATCAGCAAGAGCGTTTGATGTCTGTAGGACCTGGGTGCTTTAGCAGCATCATTTCGTAGAAATGATCTGTAAGAGCCCTTAGTATGATTGGTCTGGGCCTCCGCACCTCCGTCCATAAGCAGAAATGCCAACTTGCCTTTCCTTGCTGAAGCCAGCGACTACCTCCTGTGGCACATACATACAGCGCCTTGCACAGTGCACCCTTGCCAGCAATGCCAGGTGATTCCTCATAATTACAATTAATGTGCTAAGATACGGTGCAGATTTCTGCTCCGTAAAGGTAAAGGAACAATTTAATGTCCTAACCTCTGCGTAATCTCTCCACTTAGCTGGTGCTTACTCACTCTCACCCCTGCCCCGACTCCCCCTGCGGCTGGTGATCCAGTGTGGGTTAGAGCTGCCTGGCTTCATTTCCCCTCAGGGTCAGGCATATCTCATGCAAATCATTTGCACAGGCCCTTCTAATTTCTGAGAAGTATCTGAAAGACATCAAGCACTCTCTGCATTTATTTGCAAACACTATTAACCATTTCCTGTTCTTGCCTGAGCGACTCTTGCTTGCTGCCTGGTTCTGACCTAGAGATGTGAATTCAGTTAAAAAGTTGGGGAGGGGAGCATTGCAAGCCTGTGAGCTTCTCTTCCTCAGCATCTTTTTGTGGTAACTTACATTTCCCTACTCATTTGGgatctttttttccctggagTTTAAAGGCATATAAGTCTGGGCTTCAGCCGGCTGCATCCAAGGTGTTTGGTCATTGCATTCTTAATCATTGTCCAACACTTCAGTGCTCCTTAAATACTCCAGGTAATTTTAAGCCGTTTCAGGGCTGACCCTAGACACTTTGACCTGACCGCCCAGGGTGtttctggctgctgcagggcGCAAGCTGAATGCCCCAACGGGGGTTGCCGCAGGGAGACCGGGGTTCGGTGGGACACTTGCCCTGGCACAGGGCTCCAGCCCCCCGGTTCTGGCCAGGGCTGTCGCAGCCAGCTGCAGCCAGCGGATGGAGCATGTGGTTTTATATTGGAACAGGATGCCGTCCTCTGCAGTGCCTCGCTGGCCTTGGGCTGGCCTGGGCTGGCCTGGGCTGGCCTcgcttgctttttttttggctggcagagctgctggctcttCTGGGGCAGCTTCTTTTTGCTGAAAAGGGACATTTGTGCTGAAATAAAATGGGGTGAAATGTGCTTGCTGAAGTTCTTGTTTCTTAGCTTTGAGGAACAAACTGGGTTTTtcacttttccctctttctccttcctttctagCCCTTCTCTTTCAGTGGTCAAGTAGAAAAGGGCTCAGGAGAAAGAGGACTGCCCCATGCAGTCAGCCATATTCCAGCTCAAAGACAGagaaattgttttttaaagcatcaaaGGATCTTTTTTAGTTTGAACACTTCCTTTCTTCCCATGGCATCCTGCTCTCGCTgcccgctgctgcccggcccTTGTCCCATTCCTGCTTAGCCCTGTGACACTGCACCCCCTGCCGCTATCACTGCATTTTGGTCACAGCGCCAAGGGCCTTGGTAGGGGCAGGATTCTCCCACTGCCTCAATTTATGCTACTTTGAATGACCCTGGTTTGGCTGTTGCAGTTTAAAGCAggtagcagtgggaggcagggctGGCCTGGGGAAAATCTCCTTTCTGGCTGCTTTGCCATCCCCCAAATGTGCAGTCTCCCTGGTTTGGGCTGAAAGGGATTCACTAGCATGAGTGGGGAGCGTTTGGGGAGCGTGGGGTTGTGGCCTGCACTTTTCAAACCCTTTAAAGGTGTGCCTATTCCTCCTCGCCACGTTTGAGGGCCACGTGGAGAAGGAGGTGGCAGGATCTCCCTGCGGCCGGTGCTGGGCCCTCAGCACTGTGGATTTGCGCTGGCATTGGGTTGCTTTCCTTCAGCTGGGGTTGGAAAAGCTGGCgtgagagccagcagggagctgtGTGCATCCAGCCGGGTGCAAGGAGGGCTCAAAGCCTGCCCAAGGCGTGGGGCTGCTGCGGGGTCGGGGCCAGGCTGCTCAGCGCTGGCGGCTGCAGCGCGCGGTGGCACCCGTTGGGCTCCGTCGTGGCGCCGCATCTCATTCCCGCCCAGAGCTGCGCATCTCGCTTTCCCCCGCAGCTGCAGCTGCCCGTGCTTCGGTGCAGCGAGATTGATCTTTTCTtcgcttttttctttcttgcttttttttttattctcaagcaagaagggggaaaaaagttgttCTCGCTCTTGCAGCAGAGCAAGCTTTCCATCAGCATTCTGCTGGAGAGCTCCCGGCTCGCCCGCGCCTGTGGTTTCTTCTGAGCACACCGGTGGCTCTGCGCGCTCACCTGCGCTTCCTGGCTGGGTGGTGGGCCTCATCCTGCGCCCCGACGGCCACGGGAGCCTCGTGCGCTCAGCACTGTCCAGCACCTCCATGGGTTAGGGCCGCCTAGCAGCACTGTGCTGACGCTATGCGTTTCAGTGGGTTATTTTTAGCCCTGGTTTTGGTAGCCATCTGAGGAAGTGTggtcctgctcctgcagcccctgaTGCTGGTGGAGAGGCTCCTCCAACCTCCAGATGGAGTGGCTGCACCAGCCTGGAGATAAATGGTCTGGCTGAGTGCAGGAAGCTGGACTTTGCCTGAGTCCAAAGGGCATCCAGGGTTAAATCAATGAAATTGCAGCCTCTGTGTTAAATTGGTGCTGGAGGAAGAGCTGGGGGTCTTTAAATCAGCCAGGGTTGGAGAAGCAACTGGCAAAACAGGGTGCCCTGATGCTGGCTCCGGGCAAACGCGTGAGCCCAGCCGTCCTGGTGGTTCCTTGGCAGGTGGCTCTGTCAAGGCGAAAGCCTGGCACAAGGCTCGCGTGGGCTCACATTGCACCAAAAAAGCGCGTGTTTGTCCAGCAGATGAAAAGAGGTTTCctgtttctgcctttcttccaCAGAACTGGCGTTTTCCCTATTCCCACTGTTCTGGGACACACCACATCGAAGGGCCGCTCAGGAAAAGCTCGCGTCTCGGTGTCGGGGTCTTTCCCAGCCAGGCACTCTTCCCAGCGCGTGTCAAAAAAATTCTGCCTCTCAGTCTAAATTTAGCAGTTGTTGTTTTCTAGTGGACATGTCACCTTCCCCGCCCCAGATAACAACAATCCCCTTATGCCTCATTTCGAGCGTGTATTGGAAAGTGTGAGCAATCCTGCTATGATTTTAGTCAGAGATGGTCGCCAGCCGGAGCTGCAGGGTGACGGCATGGGGACCATGCAGTACGGGCACGATGAGCCAGTTTTTCCTGCCAATCCCTAACTCAGCGAGATGCTATCTCTGTAATGTAATACCTGTCACATCTTCCACCACTAGaaaccaaaacattttgcaaGTGCTAAATAACCCTCCCCACACCCATCCGAGCTGCAAGCTGCGTGGTGTCACCACCTCTGTTTTACAGAGGGTAAAACAAGCTGCCAAAGGTTTTCCCCAGGCCAGTCAAGAGGTGGTGGCAGAACTGGGGAGGGAGCCCAGGGCTTGCAGTCCTACAGCTTGGCGTTGCCCTCAGAAATGGGTTTGTGAGGCCCCATCTCTCCAGGGCCTTTGGGCAGGGAGTGGGGGGTTACTCTAGGAGCTCTGGGCCAAAAATCTGTGAATTCCAAAAGTTCATATAAAATTGCTTAGACATGTGCGCAGAAGAAACATCCACTGAGGGGTTTTAAACTCACAAATGCTACTTTTGGCTGAGCCACTAGACGCAGGAGGGAAAAGTTGCATTGCATGATGGCCTGTTCGGACTCTTTTCCTTCACCAGCTCTGCTCAGGAGACAGAACACTGATGTGTCTGCTCCAGCTCAACCCCTGGCATTGCCCATCACCTCTCCAAGGGAGTTAGTTGCCAGGACTGGCtgaactatttttcatttttgtgtgtcttctgagcagaggagaagcaatgGTGTGGAGCCCTTGGTGGGGCTTCGTAAAGCCTGCAGCAAGCTCTTGTGCACAGCTGTGTGCAGCATGGCTGAGCTGGGGACCAAGGGGGTCTCCAAAAGGAATGGGGTTGGGGTGCTCCAACGATGCCGTGGTTTTGGAGGCACGAAGCCTCTGGAAGGAAAAGCCTCCTTGGATGAGCTATCACCTTTTCTggggtttgtttttaatgaaactcTCCACATTTTTCTgaatccttcccttccctttccttttccttttccttcccttcccttcccctttttctttttctttttttttttttttcccaaatgggAAACCAGAAAATTGCAAAGGAAGAGGCAGTAACTACCTGTCATCCAGCCGGCTCTGTTGTGTTGGGTGAAAAGTGCCTCCCTTGCAACCCTGCTAGGCAGCACAGTGGCctcaggccaggccaggctgcatGCAGAGGTGGAGGGAAGGAACAGCCCCTGAGATCACCGGCTTGCTCCTTAGCCCAAGCAGCTCATGAGAGAGGGGCGAAGCTGAAGTGCCAGGAGGAGACAGTAAAAGAGGATGGGCTGAGCTGTCACCCCAGACTcagagctctgcctgctctggctcAGAAAACTTCCTTGGTCATCCCAAATAAGTGGGCTGCATCCTTGTCCACTGTCCTGCCTGGTGCTGTGTTTGAAAGCGAGACATGAGCCAGCCCCAGCCATGCAGCTCATTTCTGAAAGTCTGGAAAATCACGAAATCATCATGAGAAAAATTCACCCCAATTATTAATCTTCCCCTGACGCT carries:
- the DYNLT2B gene encoding dynein light chain Tctex-type protein 2B; amino-acid sequence: MGELGPEGEAGNTYSLRPGFQRRFKSSTVKECIHAILKEKLTNVQYIPEEMPQLTKSLSEMIKDRLKDEGFDRYKMVVQVVIGEQRGEGVNMAARCFWDADTDSYAHDVFMNDSLFCVVAAFGCFYY